AAGTGTTATATGTCCCAACTGCAATTCCTCTATAAAGTCCGATTTCATCAATTGTCCCTTCTGCGGTATAACATTGTCAAAAGTGTGTCCTTCATGCGGAAGACAAAAAGAAGAAAATTGGAAATACTGTCCATATTGTAAGAACAATTTTCAAGAACTAAACTATGCATAAAAAAGACAAAAATAAACATACAATAGTGGATAAGGAACTATTGATTATATTCTTACTTGTCCTGATATTAGGCATAATCTATTATTTTGTTAAAAATCAGCTGGCTTTTTTAAACTTCTTTTATTTGCCTGTGGTATTAGGGGCTTTCTTCTTTGGGAAGAAACATGGCACCTATTCAGCTCTCCTTTCTGTCCTCCTCATAGTGCTGATGGCATATTTTGTGCCTGAAACATTTATTGATGACGGAAATATAGTAATCAATAAATGGATTAACATTGTCATATGGGGCAGTTTTCTAATCTTAACGGGCTATACAATGGGATTTCTCTATGAAAAACAGAAAAATTATACATACGAATTGAATAATACTTACAAAGGCATCATCACAATGCTTTCAATCGTAATAGATTCTGTTGACAAATATACTCAAAATCATGCTTATCGCGTCTCAAAGTATTCAGAAATACTTGCACGTGCAATGAAACTTAATGAAAAAGAAGTAGATGATATAAGGACTGCAGCTCTTCTTCATGATATAGGGAAAATTGGGGTAAGTGAAAAAATTCTAAATAAAATAAGCAAACTTTCTGAAAGAGAAAGAAAAGAAATGAATTCCCATACAAAAAATGCAGAAGGATTGTTGTCCCCTATAGGAGGAAGGATTTTGGATATTCTTCCTTTAATTATAAACCACCATGAAAAGTATGATGGAAGCGGATACAATTCTCTAATGGGAGATTCAATCCCCCTTGGCGCAAGAATAATTGCCGTTGCCGATGTATATGATGCCCTGACTACAGACAGGCCATATAGGAAAGCCCTCTCCCCTATTGAAGGAAGAAATGAAATAATAAAAGGCGCTGGGTCGCATTTCGACCCTAATGTTGTAAAATATTTTGAAAAAGTCTTTCCTGAATTCTTAAACATAATGGATGATGCACCACAAATCGACGCCGCCTAAAATCATCTGTAATTTCCTAATAACCATCCCTTTGCTATTATTTATTTGACAAAGAGCAATATCTTGCTATAGATTCCTACATTCTTTAAATCTGCTGATCTTTTCAACTCTTGATTTTTTTTGGGATTATTCAAAAGAATACCAATTTTGGAGTTATTGATTTTATTTATTGCTATTTGAAAGGTGATTGTGATGAG
This sequence is a window from Candidatus Schekmanbacteria bacterium. Protein-coding genes within it:
- a CDS encoding HD-GYP domain-containing protein, which gives rise to MHKKDKNKHTIVDKELLIIFLLVLILGIIYYFVKNQLAFLNFFYLPVVLGAFFFGKKHGTYSALLSVLLIVLMAYFVPETFIDDGNIVINKWINIVIWGSFLILTGYTMGFLYEKQKNYTYELNNTYKGIITMLSIVIDSVDKYTQNHAYRVSKYSEILARAMKLNEKEVDDIRTAALLHDIGKIGVSEKILNKISKLSERERKEMNSHTKNAEGLLSPIGGRILDILPLIINHHEKYDGSGYNSLMGDSIPLGARIIAVADVYDALTTDRPYRKALSPIEGRNEIIKGAGSHFDPNVVKYFEKVFPEFLNIMDDAPQIDAA